The Montipora capricornis isolate CH-2021 chromosome 3, ASM3666992v2, whole genome shotgun sequence genome includes the window AGTCAGAGTGAAAGTAGGAAACTTATTCCAATATAggaaatcataaaaaaacaGGCAAGTAATAAGTTTGACAATATCAGGGAATTTTAGTAAACGTAAGGATGCATAATGAGAAGTAAAATGGGTTCCATTAAAGGAACATCATCATTAATTCGAAGGGTCTTGTTtcttattttgtaatttaactACTGGAGAATAAGGTGCAATATAGGAGGAATCCTTCAACAGTATGCCGTACCCAATATTTAATTACTACTTTGCTTAATTCATTCATTAGAAGATGGTGACCGTCCCAACACTTGaatttttggtttgaaaaaagaaagaaaggtctattaataaattatttaactcttaagacaaaggaaattaatatttaactttCCTGTACGCCGTAACGGCGAAAGAATAACTGCTCGCTctaaaaaaagccaaaacttcAACCGTTAACCGTAAAGGCCActaccccattgagaccctcataTAATGCACTGATCCTAATTAGGGACTACTAGAGACAAAACCTGGTATACCTTTGTCACTTTGGATTTTCAAATACTACTATCCGTAAATAGGAGCAAGACATTactttcttttgaaacaaaaagacgTCTCCATTAGTTTTCGAAACCAAAACCCGCCGCCAAAGTGGCTTAAAGTTGACCGTTCTTCAAACGTCATATGATTTTGATAGTGCACAAAAAGGAGTTCCTCCTTTCTCAACTTTTTCTACCTCTTTCGAAGAAAGAGACCAAGTACTGCTTGTACAACTGCTTTCCTTGTAAAATACAAGACAAATCATTGTACATTTTCAGTTCACCACTAAAAACTGCTAGTAATAGCAGGAATGCATAATCCAGCGAAATCTTCTAATATAATGCTATAATCAAAAAGGCATCTTTTTGACTATCATTAGTAAACGAGGTAAATTTCACTGAACTCGAATCAGCAACCagcataaaatgaaatttatcgAAACCAAAACACACCAAAGCGACTTAAGTTGACGGCTCCTCAAATGTCATATGATTTTGGTAGTGTGCAAGAAGAAGCTCCTCGCTGTTCAACTCCTCCTGGCAAAGCCAACAGCTGTGTTTTTCCCCCTGGTTCGAACGACGTTCTCGGGTAATGCAGGGGTGATGTATTTCTACTTCCAGTTCATTTGTAGTTGCAGAACGTTTTTGACGTTTTTCATATTTTCTGACACTTTTTCTGCCATGCAAAGAGCTTCTGCACTCCTTACGATCGTAacgtttctctccagtatgtaaTCTTTCATGTCTGGTTAAACTTCCTGCTTGgataaaacacttgccacaatgtttgcattcgtaaggcttctctccagtatggactctttcatgtttgGTTAAATCCCCTGctacgctaaaacacttgccacattgtttgcattcgtaaggcttctctccagtatggactctttcatgttgccttaaatttccttttccgctaaaacacttgccacaatgtttgcattcgtaaggcttctctccagtatggactctttcatgtcttcttAAACTTCCTGTTTCGCTAAAacatttgccacattgtttgcaatcgtaaggcttctctccagtatggactcttttatGTTGTCTTAAATTTCCTGCAttgctaaaacacttgccacattgtttgcattcataaggcttctctccagtatggactctttcatgttccCTTAAATGTCCTGTGTCGCTAAAAgatttgccacattgtttgcattcgtaaggcttctctccggtatggactctttcatgtcttcttAAACTTCCTGCTACGCTAAAatacttgccacattgtttgcattcgtaaggcgtctctccagtatggactctctCATGCATCTTTAAAGTTCCTGCTTGGGTAAAACACTTGTGACAATGCTTGCAttcgtaaggcttctctccagtatggactctttcatgttttcttaaatttcctgctacgctaaaacacttgccacattgtttgcattcgtaaggcttctctccagtatggactctttcatgttttcttaaacttcctgctacgctaaaacacttgccacaatgtttgcattcgtaaggcttctctccagtatggactctttcatgttgcCTTAAATTTCCTATtacgctaaaacacttgccacattgtttgcattcgtaacccttctctccagtatggacttttTCATGTTGCcttaaatttcctttttggctaaaacacttgccacattgtttgcattcgtaagccttctctccagtatggattcTGTAATGTCTCCTTAAAAGTCCTGCTTGGCTAAACAACTTGCAGCACCGCTTGCACTGATACCGCGTCTCTCCAATATTCGCATTTTTAAGTTTGGTTTGTTTTCCGCGTTTCGCAGGAAAGCTGATTTGTTTGCACTGAGAACCCATGTTAGCTTGACGACTATTCTCGCGCGTAACTGATAATGACGTCATTCTTGTGATCTCATCAGACACTAAACTAAAACGAAAGCGGAAAAAATATCAATACTATTTTTCGaaagttaaaacttattttCGACACTCTGAACAAGACTGAAGTGGATTTACATGCACTTCTCGCAAAACTTCATTTCGTAACTGAAAAAACACTAATGATAATGGTGATAACATCATAACATCACCTTTATTTCACCACGGATTTACAAGAGTAGGTGTATAGTTAAtttctctgagaaaaaaaaaaaaatcatatattATATACAGTACATTAAAATACTATTTACATAAATAACAAGTACATTGATGTTCGCGGAAAGAAATTTGGCATATTTTAGTTCTGAACTCGTTCAAGGACGTTAATGACCTCAGGTGCTCTGTTAGTTTGTTCCACATGTTTGCAGAAATGTATCTGAGGGAATGCAGACCAATTTAGGTGGTTGTGTTAACGTATGGGATAACAAGTTTCCTTGATCCTCGTACGTTGCGTTCAGGATTCCTCATTTGAAAAAGACCACGTATGTACTTCGTCATTGTTTCAAACTGAATTGctttaaaaagtgttttcatcATGTCTTGGCACCTAATACCATACAGATCACTAGAACTAAGTTTGCTCAGTAGCTCCTGGTAATGCAGAGACTTCTCGTCCAGAACAATCCTGAGCGCCCTTTTGTTAAGATTCTCTAATTTATTTCTATTTCGAGCCCCGCAAAAGTGCCACACTGCTGAGCAATATCTAAAATATGGAACAATGAAGGCCTTATAAAGTTTACATTTTGTATCTGTCGGTACTATTTTTCGGAAACGGGAAATTACATTAGTTTGATTGTTGACCTTTGTACAAATGTTTTTTTACATGGCTGTTGAACTGCAGATTCTTATCAATGGTCACTCCTAAAAGGTCGATGTTGTCTTTGACCGGAATATTAGTGTCATTCACTGTAAGACTAAAGGTGTAGTTTGTATTCCCTAAAATCATTGCTTGATATTTATCAGGATTTGTAATCATACCATTCATACCAAACCATTGGTCAGCTTCGAGAAGTTGGCAATGAAGTTTCATTTCTAACTTCACTGGATCTTCATCCGAGGCATAAATCCAAGGCACAGACTCCGATTATAGATCGTTTGAGTTCCTCCACACGTTGATGTAGGTGTCGGCTTGTAAAgccgacataacctgcatcacacagagCACAATTAAGAAATATACAACGTTTTGCTGATTGACAATTGGAGGTTTAGGTTCCTTCAGTAGCTTTAAGctcatctttgatcttgcggctTGTAAATATACTTCGGTATTTATAACAACAATAGTAACATTTATTGACGTGTCATGTATATCTAGTTTACATAAGCTAgtaaactaattggggacacatgTCTACAATATCTACAATATAAATTGTTAAGATACAGTGCAAAAATACAAGCTCTATAAATACAAATAGTATACAAATTTCTTATACTGGCTATATAGATTGCCAAAAATgacgataaaaataaaaaactgcCCCAACGCTTAAAAcactaaaacattaaaaatatttacgacaCTGTCCTTACTTTAAccttaaaatcaataaaatcaatacacagaaaggaagaaaatgaatTGTTCTGATCAACCCATCATCTCCCACGACAGTTTCTAAATTAGTTCTCCTAATCTTGTTTTTAAACGCACCTAGTGAAATAGCATTCTTAACATCGTTCGTCAGTTTTGACCAAAGGAATGGACCGGCATGTATTAGGCTATGTTTACCATATTTTATTTATCTTGCGGTTAAGATCACTAAGTTGCTCGGGTACAGGGGTAGTTTGTTTGCTGATGTCTGATCTCTGAAGTGCAGGGgtattttaacaggaatttcaACACCTTCATTTCGACGAAAAACCTGATGGTGTTTTGTATGAGGGGCTTTAAGTAATGCAAAGTGCGAGCGCCTAAAGGAGATCTTCACACGTTTACATTACCCAGAGTCCCTCATACAAAACACCATTAGGTTTTTCGTCGAAATGAAGGTGACGGGGAGCATACGCCCCCTACAACAAGCAGTTGAAATTCCCGTTAGAATACCCCCGTCCTTCAAAGAACAGAGATCAGCAAACAAACTACGCGAGCAACTTGTGATCTTAACCGAAAATAAATACTGAAGTACATCCTGTCTTAACGAGCCGCAAGGTCCTGGATGAGTTTATAGCTAAGGATGCTAAACCTCCAATTGTCAATCAGCAAAACGTTGTATATTTCTTTgagtgtgatctgtgtgatgcagattatgtcggcttTACAAACCGACACCTACATCAGCGTGTGGAGGAACAACAGGGAAACGAGTCATCGTTATTAGCAGGACACTTTCCGAAGTTATGGAAAGAGGCATTGGTTGATCCACGACAAAAGAAAGAAGGGATAAACGACTTTAGCAATCTTCGACCGGTCAGTAATTTGCAATATGTCTCAAAACTGACGGAGCGCGCGGTATTTGATCAGGTTCATGTCCATCTGACCACCCATGACCTCTACCCGAAGCTGCAGTCAGCATACAGAAGAGGTCACAGCACCGAAACTGCATTGCTTAAAATACACAATGACATCCTTATTGCCATGGATCGCCAAGACGTGATATTGCTGGTGCTACTTGACGTCAGCGCCGCTTTTGATACGGTGGAGCACTCGGTCCTTTTATCGCGCCTAAGCAACAGTTTTGGGATAAGGGATACTGCGCTGCGTTGGTTTAGGTCATATCTATCTGACCGATCCCAGCGCGTTTCACTCGATGGTAAAGTTtctgacaaatttcagttaacACATGGCGTTCCTCAAGGGTCGTGCTTGGGGCCGTTACTGTTCACACTATATGTAAGTTAACTATTTGATATTATTAAAGGTCACTTGCCACATGTTCACAcgtatgctgacgatacgcaGCTATATCTAGCGTTTAAACCTGATTCTGCAGTAAACGCTCTTGATGCTGTCAATGCAATGGAACTATGTATTCGTGACTTAAGAACCTGGATGCTCCATgataaactcaaattaaatgacaataaaaacgaATTTATATTAATTGGAACCAGACAACAGTTGGCAAAGGTAGATGGGATCTCTCTCTGTGTTGGTGACTCTAAGTTAATCGAATTTGCGCACTACAagtattaaactattattattattattatgaaatcGCGAAGAAGGTTAGGATCCTGAGGACGTGCTCAAACAAGTTCGattgcttgatttttgaaatgtttttcattcggAACCTTAAGCCAAAATTTAACGAACAGAGTGATTCCATGCACGCAAAGCTGTTTGTTTAACACTTCtaatagttttcattctctCTTCACCTCTTATTTCCACTTCATTTTCGCATTgttattttcattgtttcagaaattgtatgTAAGCGGAATTGTTTatccatgaacttgaacttgaaaatgaccgtggaACGGTCGAGGAGtcgttcttcttactttttatcgctcgtttttataactaataattattgtttgccTTATAAGCACAACATAAAAACTCTATGGTCTGCGATTTTAAATAATAGTAACTGCAAAAATAGTTACATAACCTCTATTTTGGAAAAGAATAACTCTTTTCATAACACCTCAAAGACATTGCTAACATTTTTTAAGCCTTTTGCTAATTTTGGAAAGGCTATTGAAAAGGAAATTCCTCAAGGGAACCGCACTCCCTCTTTCTACTTCAGGGGTAATTTCTCTATCACCTGTCACCTCAAACGAAATCTGGAGTTTTATCAGCAGTACGAATGCCAATAAATCTCCTGGCCTATACGGTCTACCTGCCAATATTCTAAAAACAATTAGGCATTAATGATTTATTTATCAGAGCCTCCTGGCATCATTGCCTGTGCAGATATTTGGAAGGGTCCAAGATTCCCTACCCACTTCTTTGCACTATGCGTACCCTTATCTCTATCACTGAGAATTCTATTAACTAAGCTCAGTCATCAATGCATAAATGTAAGAGGTATTGTGCATCAATGGTAAGTCCTGTTTACCCCACAGAGAACAAATTGTATGTGCAAATGGTCAGGATTCAACTTGTGGTGTCCACAAAGCTCTCTTTAGGACCCCTTCCAGTCTTACAAAATTAGGTGAGTGTACTAACGTTTCATATATTTAATGATGATACTACATGTAACCTTTACAGCTATACCTTTCCAGCACAAACTTAGATCACCTTGAGGCAACCTTAAATCTGTCGAGCCGAATGTATGAAGTGTGTACCAACCAGTTTAGGACTTAGCACCTCAAAaactaattttattctctttcaCTCAGAAAACCAAAGCTTAATCAGTCTTTCACTGTTAAAGTTCATTATGAATACATTGAACAAGTTGATTCTGCTATACAGTACCGCTCGAAACTATTAGTGCATTTGCATGCGGtaatacctcgtctttgccgaTAGTGTTTACCGCGAAATCACCTAGGTTGGACGAAAACCGCAACCGAGGCAAAAGAAAGAGGCCGAAAGCAACCGAATGCCGCGGCTGACTTAATTGCGGTAATGTGCCGCAAGAAAACAATGGTACTTTgcaaagcattgtttaatattatCACACCTAGCTCCCCAAGGTAAAGAATGAATAtccaaactgtttttcacagCAACGACGCAACACAACGCACTGTTTAATATGTTCATCTCATTTTGCCGTGACAGCTGAGAACAGAGAATGTTGATA containing:
- the LOC138040734 gene encoding zinc finger protein 709-like, whose protein sequence is MGSQCKHISFPAKRGKQTKPKNANIGETRCQCKRCCKLFGQEGLLRTHYRIHTGEKAYECKQCAGNLRKHESVHTREKPYECKQCGKCFSRKGNLRKHERVHTGEKPYKCKHCGKCFSQAAELKIHERVHTREKPYKCKQCDKCLSAKGYLREHERVHTGEKAYECKQCGKCSSETGSLRKHESVHTGEKPYECKQCGKCFNQRGNLTKHERVHTGEKPYECKQCGKCFSQRGDLRKHERLHTGEKPYECKQCGKCFSQRGHLRGHERVHTGEKPYECKHCGKCFTRARSLTRHESLVSDEITRMTSLSVTRENSRQANMGSQCKQISFPAKRGKQTKLKNANIGETRYQCKRCCKLFSQAGLLRRHYRIHTGEKAYECKQCGKCFSQKGNLRQHEKVHTGEKGYECKQCGKCFSVIGNLRQHERVHTGEKPYECKHCGKCFSVAGSLRKHERVHTGEKPYECKQCGKCFSVAGNLRKHERVHTGEKPYECKHCHKCFTQAGTLKMHERVHTGETPYECKQCGKYFSVAGSLRRHERVHTGEKPYECKQCGKSFSDTGHLREHERVHTGEKPYECKQCGKCFSNAGNLRQHKRVHTGEKPYDCKQCGKCFSETGSLRRHERVHTGEKPYECKHCGKCFSGKGNLRQHERVHTGEKPYECKQCGKCFSVAGDLTKHERVHTGEKPYECKHCGKCFIQAGSLTRHERLHTGEKRYDRKECRSSLHGRKSVRKYEKRQKRSATTNELEVEIHHPCITRERRSNQGEKHSCWLCQEELNSEELLLAHYQNHMTFEEPST